A section of the Epinephelus moara isolate mb chromosome 3, YSFRI_EMoa_1.0, whole genome shotgun sequence genome encodes:
- the phldb1a gene encoding pleckstrin homology-like domain family B member 1 isoform X2 — translation MLCFGQSVFFRFNHPEEALRMKSMLPGGSEGRSTTRTQPTDSHSVLNGNHQSLSSNGDSKINNIAKNLQDSLVLKAGSGKQPVPQPSHPNMLNGRNGSTTEDSICENSSSVLNQNLGSKTPPVPARSPHTNQSPVPHPRTSLSVASSGTSGGRRAQESPKLLRNTRAEATSSPTPSSKGSGQGAENSNPSRKTSPVKFSPTAPSSPRVRGSSLQKRSPSPMRDTRISNVEVPQRLRTPELTGSTSLRELPPLSPYMSRRGTPGSQGSASSLASQGFTVKPLPEGPQGHLKHTTTSKAEAMRALYAQGPPPLSGLEKEPGGRQIRTGPGGAIMSGLGSLSGSSPLASPRSQRKTSCMTTAGSSSKEQSFMKPYTRERKNSISEISDNEDELLEYHRWQREERLREQEMEKLERQRLETILNLCADYNHEDSAAELAEVVRSGLLGGARGACSDTAGGMSLQGVDRAQRVRENDEETQREESSSTESTHQECEELLASQEQAYLEEERSRILARVDDLKHRVSELELQLQETKQEVEMEQALLQAERRAEQEQADAENEIISQLQLKLSQLDKATQKDKDKGRANVSAERKVLEKQRNEYNELKRQFDKCPLSLREQLQEQLSRKAEALESGTKQFEELEFCQLEEESSLEEKKETQSSQLLQERAEYHCSLAKRKEKMAAMEAQVKQLGLQAAQDCERIARERTVTLQLLHKEQDKLCTMEKRYHTLTGGKNFPKPNNSMKEEYLHISEPDLVYVDGPPHSPCPSSASLSSSHIPSPELYPVRLQEEYLRLSDVYKMYGNASVQTNSTSPAALHCLSLTVAPSLPCEEYITVSQLSQIFGMQRVDTSTSSSSTPSFQLASSESTFSCRSAAYGPSSFLSAQSQPELSRNALPPLNLERWYQDIMAAGDHQSCPPPLPAKSFSTRRHSQLLKSKSDGEVGQAASSCTLPHSSGAAHEKSASAKGLQLMLREMSNPLDMDSRCKLAQQNKDLSPTVHHSILHHQSPPSGNQAYDTLSLESSDSMETSVSTGNSACTPESACGLEAQRIEEMEKMLKEAQQEKARLMENREREVQARRQMLEEERRRREEAERRLQDETAHRLRLVEEEVKMREKHFSQARPMTRYLPNRKEEFDLRAHVESSGHSIDTCPFVILTEKMCKGHLVKMGGKIKSWKKRWFVFDRIKRNFCYYVDKHETKLKGLIYFQAIEEVYYDHLRSATKSPNPSLTFCVKTHDRLYYMVAPSPEAMRIWMDVIVTGAEGYTQFMS, via the exons TGCTGAAGGCTGGATCTGGTAAACAGCCTGTTCCTCAGccctctcatccaaacatgctcaatgggagAAACGGCTCCACGACAGAGGATTCCATttgtgaaaacagcagcagcgtTCTGAACCAGAACCTCGGCAGTAAAACCCCTCCAGTACCAGCTCGATCCCCTCATACCAACCAATCTCCTGTCCCCCATCCACGGACCTCACTCTCTGTGGCCTCAAGCGGTACAAGTGGTGGTCGGAGGGCCCAGGAGAGCCCAAAGCTTCTTAGAAACACAAGAGCAGAGGCCACATCAAGCCCCACACCATCTAGTAAGGGGTCAGGACAGGGCGCAGAAAACTCTAACCCAAGTCGCAAAACATCCCCTGTCAAATTTTCCCCAACAGCTCCATCCAGCCCTCGAGTGAGAGGCTCCTCCCTACAGAAGAGATCACCCAGTCCGATGCGAGATACGCGCATCTCTAATGTAGAGGTCCCTCAAAGGCTCAGGACTCCAGAGCTGACTGGTTCTACCAGCCTGAGAGAACTTCCTCCCCTCAGTCCTTACATGTCCCGCAGAGGGACTCCAGGATCGCAGGGCTCGGCTTCCTCCCTCGCCTCACAGGGCTTCACAGTAAAACCCCTCCCAGAGGGCCCCCAGGGACACCTCAAACACACAACTACTTCAAAGGCAGAAGCCATGAGGGCACTGTATGCCCAGGGTCCACCACCACTCTCTGGTCTGGAGAAGGAGCCTGGAGGGAGGCAGATAAGGACTGGCCCAGGTGGTGCCATCATGTCAGGCCTGGGTTCTCTGTCTGGCTCCTCTCCTCTTGCTAGCCCTCGTAGCCAAAGAAAAACCTCCTGCATGACCACAGCAGGATCCTCCAGCAAGGAACAGAGTTTCATGAAACCGTATACCCGTGAACGCAAGAACAGTATCTCTGAGATCAGTGACAATGAGGACGAGTTGCTGGAATATCACCGctggcagagagaggagaggctgcGTGAGCAGGAGATGGAGAAACTG GAGCGGCAGAGGCTGGAGACCATCCTCAATCTGTGCGCAGACTATAATCACGAGGACAGTGCTGCGGAGCTGGCCGAGGTGGTGAGGAGCGGGCTGTTGGGGGGCGCTAGAGGAGCCTGCTCAGACACAGCAGGGGGGATGTCTCTTCAGGGAGTAGACAGAGCCCAGAGGGTGAGAGAGAACGATGAGGAAACCCAGAGAGAAGAGTCTAGCAGTACAGAGAGCACACATCAAGAG TGTGAGGAGCTGTTAGCCAGTCAGGAGCAGGCCTacctggaggaagagagaagcCGGATCTTGGCCAGGGTCGACGACTTGAAACACAGAGTCAGTGAACTGGAGCTGCAGCTACAAGAGACCAAACAGgag GTGGAGATGGAGCAGGCCCTGCTGCAGGCCGAGAGGCGGGCAGAGCAGGAGCAGGCGGACGCTGAAAATGAAATCATCTCTCAGCTGCAGCTCAAACTCAGCCAGCTGGACAAGGCCACCCAGAAAGACAAGGACAAG GGGAGGGCTAATGTGTCGGCTGAGCGGAAGGTCCTGGAAAAGCAGAGGAATGAGTACAATGAGCTGAAGAGGCAGTTTGATAAGTGCCCCTTGTCTCTAAGGGAACAGTTACAGGAGCAGCTCAGCAGG AAAGCTGAAGCTCTGGAGTCCGGGACCAAGCAGTTTGAGGAGCTAGAGTTCtgccagctggaggaggagagcagtctggaggagaagaaagagactCAGAGCTCGCAGCTTCTCCAAGAGCGGGCCGAGTATCACTGCAGCTTGGCCAAGAGGAAG GAGAAGATGGCTGCCATGGAAGCTCAGGTGAAGCAGCTGGGGTTACAGGCGGCTCAAGACTGTGAGAGGATAGCGAGAGAGAGGACAGTGACTCTGCAGCTGCTACACAAG GAGCAAGACAAGTTGTGCACCATGGAGAAGAGGTACCACACCCTGACAGGAGGGAAAAACTTCCCAAAGCCCAACAACAGCATGAAAGAG gaatatCTTCACATCAGCGAACCTGACCTTGTTTATGTGGACGGTCCTCCTCATAGCCCCTgtccctcctctgcctccctctcctcctctcacatCCCCTCCCCTGAACTCTATCCTGTTAGGCTGCAAGAG GAGTACCTCAGGCTCTCTGATGTCTATAAGATGTATGGAAACGCCTCTGTACAAACCAACTCTACTTCCCCCGCTGCTCTTCACTGCCTCTCCCTCACTGTAGCTCCATCTCTGCCATGCGAG GAGTACATCACAGTCAGTCAGTTAAGCCAGATCTTTGGGATGCAGAGAGTTGATACCTCCACTTCTTCTTCCTCTACTCCATCATTCCAACTCGCCTCCTCTGAATCCACCTTCTCATGCCGCTCAGCTGCATATGGTCCTTCCTCCTTTCTGTCTGCACAG AGCCAGCCCGAGCTGAGCAGGAATGCACTGCCTCCTCTTAACCTCGAGCGCTGGTACCAGGACATCATGGCTGCTGGAGACCATCAGTCATGTCCTCCACCGCTGCCTGCAAAGTCTTTTTCCACACGCAGACACAGTCAG CTGTTGAAGTCCAAATCAGATGGTGAGGTCGGACAGGCAGCATCATCGTGCACACTGCCACACTCCAGTGGTGCCGCTCATGAGAAAAGTGCATCCGCTAAG gggTTACAGTTGATGCTGAGAGAGATGTCCAACCCATTAGACATGGACTCCAGGTGTAAGCTGGCTCAGCAGAACAAAG ATCTGTCTCCCACAGTCCATCACTCCATCCTGCATCACCAGTCGCCACCGAGTGGCAACCAGGCGTACGACACCCTGAGCCTGGAGAGCTCCGACAGCATGGAGACCAGCGTCTCCACCGGCAACTCCGCCTGTACCCCAGAAAG TGCCTGCGGGTTAGAGGCCCAGAGGATAGAAGAAATGGAGAAGATGTTGAAGGAGGCGCAGCAGGAGAAAGCCAGACTGATGGAGAACCGA GAGAGGGAGGTGCAGGCTCGGCGGCAGATGTTGGAGGAGGAGCGGAGGAGGCGAGAGGAGGCCGAGAGGAGGCTTCAGGATGAGACGGCCCACAGGCTGAggctggtggaggaggaggtgaagatgAGAGAGAAACACTTCTCCCAG GCCCGTCCGATGACACGCTACCTGCCGAACCGTAAGGAGGAGTTTGACCTGCGTGCCCACGTGGAGTCGTCCGGCCACAGCATAGACACCTGCCCCTTCGTCATCCTCACAGAGAAGATGTGCAAGGGCCACCTGGTGAAGATGGGCGGCAAAATCAAATCATGGAAAAAACGCTGGTTCGTTTTTGACCGTATCAAGAGGAACTTCTGCTATTACGTGG aCAAGCACGAGACCAAACTGAAAGGACTCATTTACTTTCAGGCGATTGAAGAGGTTTATTACGATCACCTGCGCAGTGCCACAAAG AGCCCCAACCCGTCTTTGACCTTCTGCGTGAAAACCCACGACCGCCTCTACTACATGGTGGCCCCGTCTCCGGAGGCCATGAGGATCTGGATGGATGTCATAGTAACGGGCGCCGAGGGCTACACACAGTTCATGAGCTGA
- the atf5a gene encoding uncharacterized protein atf5a, which yields MMATSAPVWKTLRVCPADPLALSHPQANHSQSQGCRGEVSEESQHLIGDGLTDWMTEEVDFSSYLPNPPSPPSSTNASLPPSPLQNDIQVPSDLEVMTSLLQEELAQLEDYFLSEPLPEKGPRLGKCDRGPLPAGPQPFSQLPYASYSTSNQSESSPLLVTLATGELDLLSICGGPIGRSKIPRHAPYSCSRPSGCVRKRVPDGVRFSEGYDNSLLSSKGSNSGNSAVTLAGNYGCVEDEQLVGKSYCLGSAVEVRRCAVLPKDEKNCCFSQDVIGGTKVVGGGFGFGGSLDVPHKKEDLLMYSMREVSGGTGNNEVLNSIKTSVEVTKATVSWKTESGEGCYLPATPQSEAYHSFLGSINEQVKSEGLQIAQHDLHCNFLEDQGPECLLMARESLNLESAGHRQACRLKEDHCALKYEEDLIPAEGGERKQKKRDQNKTAAHRYRQRKRAELDSLEEQLHCLEGRNRELRDKAESVEREIQYVKDLLIEVYKARSQRLKQDTTA from the exons ATGATGGCAACATCAGCTCCTGTTTGGAAGACTCTTCGTGTCTGCCCGGCAGACCCCCTCGCTCTCTCTCACCCACAGGCTAACCACAGCCAATCACAGGGGTGCAGGGGGGAGGTGTCAGAGGAGAGTCAGCACTTAATTG GTGATGGTCTCACTGACTGGATGACGGAAGAAGTGGATTTCTCCTCGTACCTCCCAAAccctccttcccctccctcctccaccaaTGCCTCCCTTCCCCCTTCACCCCTTCAGAATGATATCCAGGTGCCCTCTGACTTGGAGGTCATGACCTCTCTGCTGCAAGAGGAACTCGCCCAACTAGAGGACTACTTCCTGTCTGAACCACTGCCAGAGAAAGGGCCGAGGCTGGGAAAATGCGACAGGGGTCCACTGCCGGCGGGTCCTCAGCCGTTCAGTCAGCTGCCATATGCATCATACTCGACATCCAACCAATCGGAATCCAGCCCACTCCTTGTTACCCTGGCAACCGGAGAACTGGACCTGCTGAGTATCTGTGGCGGGCCCATTGGGCGATCCAAAATTCCAAGACACGCCCCATACAGCTGCAGTCGCCCCAGTGGGTGTGTTAGGAAAAGAGTTCCTGATGGTGTGAGGTTCAGTGAAGGCTATGACAACAGTTTGTTGAGTTCCAAAGGAAGTAACTCAGGTAACTCGGCAGTGACCCTCGCAGGTAACTATGGCTGTGTTGAGGACGAGCAGCTGGTAGGGAAAAGCTACTGTCTGGGTAGTGCAGTCGAGGTCAGAAGATGTGCCGTTCTACCAAAAGACGAGAAAAATTGCTGTTTCAGTCAAGATGTGATAGGTGGTACGAAGGTTGTTGGTGGTGGATTTGGTTTCGGCGGATCACTTGATGTTCCGCACAAGAAAGAGGATCTGCTGATGTATAGCATGAGGGAGGTGAGCGGAGGCACCGGCAACAATGAGGTGCTGAATAGTATCAAAACTAGTGTGGAGGTGACAAAAGCCACCGTTTCTTGGAAAACAGAGAGCGGCGAAGGTTGTTATCTTCCAGCAACACCGCAGTCTGAGGCCTATCATAGTTTCTTAGGCAGCATCAACGAACAGGTGAAATCAGAGGGTCTACAGATAGCGCAACATGATTTACACTGTAACTTTCTGGAGGATCAGGGCCCAGAGTGTCTTTTAATGGCGAGGGAGAGTCTGAACTTGGAGTCTGCAGGGCACAGACAAGCATGCAGGTTGAAGGAAGACCACTGTGCTTTGAAATACGAAGAGGACCTCATTCCAGCCGAAGGCGGCGAACGcaaacagaagaagagagatCAGAACAAAACTGCCGCTCACAG GTATCGCCAGCGAAAAAGGGCGGAGCTAGATTCTTTGGAGGAACAGTTGCACTGCCTTGAAGGGAGAAACCGGGAGCTGCGGGACAAGGCAGAGTCGGTAGAACGTGAAATCCAGTATGTCAAAGACCTGCTGATTGAAGTTTACAAGGCCCGCAGCCAAAGGCTCAAGCAGGACACAACAGCGTAA